The genomic region GCGCGATGCCGCATCCGCCGAACCCGACGACCGCGTCGGCGTCCCGCTCGCGCACGATCCACGTGCCGAGGCCGTCGCGCTCCCAGCCCTCGACCCGCGCGCGGAGGAAGCGGTCGGTCTGCGCGGGATCGGTCACGCGCAACGACGGGTAGTGGGTCCAGACGGCGGGGTCGGAGCGGATCGCGTGCACCTCGGTCGCGTCGTCCGGAGAGGGGAGGTGGAGGTCGAGCCGGGCCGTGCGGTCCTCGGGGGCGGCGAGGCGGACGGACGTCATGCGTCGACGGTAGCGGCCGGTGGCGACGCCCGAGTCGGCGGGCGGATCAGCCGCGCGCCACCAGCGCCGCGAGGCGGTCGAGGTCCTCCGCGACGAGCGCCGCGTCCTCCGCGAGCGCGATGTCGGTCATGCCGGGCCGGCGGAAGAGCGTGAAGACGACCTCGCTGCCGTCGTCGTTGGGGAGCACGCGCAGCGGGTTGCGGACCACGGTGCCGTCGGGGAGCGTCACGTCGTGGTCGAGGATCCCGAGCTCGCGCGGGCCCGTGAACGCGATCTCGATCGAACCCATCGGCGAGTCCGACAGCCAGCGCCCGCCCTCGAGCCGGATCCCCGCGCTGACGCCCGCCGCCCACTCGGGCAGCCGCGCGGGGTCCC from Clavibacter michiganensis subsp. insidiosus harbors:
- a CDS encoding polyketide cyclase, whose protein sequence is MTWPALHITRSVDADMASVVAVAGDPARLPEWAAGVSAGIRLEGGRWLSDSPMGSIEIAFTGPRELGILDHDVTLPDGTVVRNPLRVLPNDDGSEVVFTLFRRPGMTDIALAEDAALVAEDLDRLAALVARG